The nucleotide window TACTTGTTCCGGCCCACGATGTGATGCAACGCCTTTGGTGGCGTCAGGCAAACGTAGTAGTTCCGGGTCGTCGCGTTCGGAGGGATGTAGAAGTATTGCGGCAAGTCTGATTCGGTCCGTGTGGCACACATTTTTGGCACACCTTGTATTTGTAAGCCCTTGAATAACAAGGACTTTAATACGAATCAATGACTTACAGAGGGGCGGCGGAAGCGGTGAGATTCGAACTCACGAACCCTTTCGGGTTGCCGGTTTTCAAGACCGGTGCAATCGACCACTCTGCCACGCTTCCAGCGGGGCGTATTCTACCTTCACCAAGGGAGGTTGCTCTCAGGCAGCCTTCAGCATGCCGCGGGTTTCGATGAAGGAAATGACCTCTTGCAACCCGGTCAGGGTTTTCAGGTTGGTCATCACAAACGGTTTCAGCCCCTTGGGCGTAGTGCGCATGCGCGTGGTGTCGGCGTGCATTACATCCAGGTTCGCGCCCACGTAAGGGGCCAGGTCTGTTTTGTTGATGACGAACAGATCACTCTTGGTGATGCCGGGGCCGCCCTTGCGGGGGATCTTTTCGCCGGCCGCCACGTCGATCACGTAGATCGTCAGGTCGCTCAGCTCGGGGCTGAAGGTCGCGGCCAGGTTGTCGCCGCCGCTTTCCACAAACACGATGTCTGCGTTGGGGTGGTCTTCCAGCATGCGGTCGATGGCTTCTAGGTTGATGGAGCAGTCTTCACGGATGGCAGTGTGCGGGCAGCCGCCGGTTTCCACGCCCATGATGCGGTCCGCCGACAGCGCGCCGCTGACGGTCAGCAGGCGCTGGTCTTCCTTGGTGTAGATGTCGTTGGTGATCGCGACCAGGTCGTACTGCTCGCGCATCGCCTTGCACAGCATTTCCAAGAGCGTGGTTTTGCCGGAGCCGACGGGGCCGCCGATGCCCACGCGCAGGGGGGGCAGGTTCTTGGTGCGGTTGGGGATATGGTGCAGTGTAGACATGGTGATTTGCTATGAATAAAGGAGCTTCTTGCGCAATATCTATAAGGGCTAAAGGCCAATTACGATCTGAAAAGCCTTGAATATTGCACTTCGTGCTGGGCACTCAGGATGGCCAGCATGGGGGTGAACGCCTGGCGGTTGTCGTCGGTCACACTCAATGCGTGGTCAATGGCGGCGGGGATTTCAGCGGTCAGTGCGGACAGGATGCGTTGCCCGGCGCTTTGGCCCAGCGGCACGGACTTGATCGCGGCCTGTGTCATGTTCTCGGCCCAGCCAAACGCATAGGCCAGCAGGCATTCGCGCACAGGCGCTTGCGTGGCGCTGGCAGCCAACGCGAAGGCGATGGGGTAGGTGGGCGCTTGGCCGGCGAGCACTGCTATCTGCGCAGGCTTGGCAGTCGTGTGGTTGCGCAGCCACTCCAGCAGGCTCTTACCCATTTGTTCGGTTTGCGCACGCAGTTCGCTGCTCTCGCGGGTTTGCAGAACCCAGGCGTTCAAAGTGGCGATGCGTGCGTTATCGCCGTCGCGCCAGGCGGGTATGGCCTGCGCGACCGCGGGCAGGTCCGAGCGCGACAGGCTCAGATGCAATTGATCGACCAGCCATGCGGATGCTTCACTTTCTGTAGCGGCCCGCGCACTGTCCACGGCGGCTTCCAGGCATTCGGAGTATGAAAATCCGCCAATGGGCAAGGCCGGTGAGGCCAGCCACATCAGTTGCATCAGGCTGCTGTCGAGCATGGTGTTTGGGCGCCGGACCGCTTAGTGGTTGTGGCCGCAACCTGGGCCGTGCACGTGTGGTGCGGCAGCAGGCGTGGTCGCAATGGGTATGGAGGCGAGTTTGGATTTGGCTGGGGGATGCGCGTGCCCGTGGTCATGGTCACTGTGATCGTGGTCGCCATGGCTGTGACCATGCCCACCGTGCCCATGGCCACCCGTGGCGTAGGCGCCGTTCTCGGGCTCGAACGCCTCGTCTACCGCGTTGACGATCAAATGCATCGCACGCAGCATGTCGGCCAGCACATGGTCGGGCTCGATCTTCAGATGGTCGGGCTTGAGCTCGATCGGCACATGGCGGTTGCCCAGATGGTAGGCGGCGCGGATCAGGTCGTAGGGCGTACCGTGTTCTGTGCAGTGGGTGATCTTCAGCACGGATTGCGGCGCCGCAATCACCTTGATCAGCGAGCCATCTTCGGCCAGCAGCACATCGCCGCCGCGCACTGCGGTGCCGCGTGGCAGAAACACACCGAGCTGGCGACCGATGGAGTCAGAAGCGTCAAATCGGCTTTTCTGGCGCACGTCCCAGTCAAGTTCGACGGTGGCAGCGCGCTTGAGCAGCACGGAGGCCAGGCCTTGGCCCTGGGGAATGCATTTGGAGACTTGGAGCATAAGAATTCTGGTGTTCAGGGGATGCCTGCATTGTGGCGCAGGCCGCCTTCCGTCTATGGAGCGCTACTGGAGTTGCCTGGTCATGAACACGCTGTAAGGGTCCAGCACATAACCCTCAAAGGGGTCGCACTCTTCAAAGCCCACGTCGCGGTACAACGCGCGTGCGGCGGCAAAGGCGTCGGGTGTTCCGGTTTCCAGGCTCATACGCGCAAAGCCGTTGGCCTGTGCCTCAGCGAGCAAGTGGGTCAATATGGCCCGGGCAACGCCCTTGCGCTGGTGCGCGTAGGCGGTGCGCATGGATTTTAGCTCCACGTGTTGTGCATCCAGGCGCTTGAGGGCGCCGCAGCCCAGCAGGTCTTCACCGTCCCATGCGGTCCAGAACGCAATGCCGGGGCCACGCAGGCTTTCTACATCGAGGGCGTGCACGCTTTCTGGCGGGGAGTGTGAACGGCTGCTGCGCAAGTGCTCTTCCAGTAGGGCCAGCACTTGGGGGTGTTGCAGATCGTCCCGTACAAACCGCATGGACTCAGAACAGGAAGTAGCGCTGTGCCAGAGGCAGGCTGACTGCCGGCTCACAGGTCAGCAACTGGCCATCGGCGCGCACGCTATAGGTCTGCGCGTCAATCTCCATCACTGGCAGATAGCTGTTGTGAATCATGTGCTGCTTGCGGATGCTGCGGATGTTCTTCACGGCGGTGACGTTCTTGGCCAGGCCGAAGCGTTCTTTCACACCGGCGTTCAAACCGGCCTGCGAGACAAACGTGAACGAGCCTTTGGCCAGTGCGCCGCCATACGCACCAAACATTGGGCGGTAATGCACGGGTTGGGGCGTGGGGATGGACGCATTCGGGTCGCCCATCGCGGCGAAGGCGATGAATCCACCCTTCAAAATAAGTGCGGGTTTGGCGGCGAAGAACGCCGGTTTCCAGACCACCAGGTCAGCCCACTTGCCCACTTCGATGCTGCCGACTTCGT belongs to Rhodoferax saidenbachensis and includes:
- the ureG gene encoding urease accessory protein UreG, whose amino-acid sequence is MSTLHHIPNRTKNLPPLRVGIGGPVGSGKTTLLEMLCKAMREQYDLVAITNDIYTKEDQRLLTVSGALSADRIMGVETGGCPHTAIREDCSINLEAIDRMLEDHPNADIVFVESGGDNLAATFSPELSDLTIYVIDVAAGEKIPRKGGPGITKSDLFVINKTDLAPYVGANLDVMHADTTRMRTTPKGLKPFVMTNLKTLTGLQEVISFIETRGMLKAA
- the ureE gene encoding urease accessory protein UreE, coding for MLQVSKCIPQGQGLASVLLKRAATVELDWDVRQKSRFDASDSIGRQLGVFLPRGTAVRGGDVLLAEDGSLIKVIAAPQSVLKITHCTEHGTPYDLIRAAYHLGNRHVPIELKPDHLKIEPDHVLADMLRAMHLIVNAVDEAFEPENGAYATGGHGHGGHGHSHGDHDHSDHDHGHAHPPAKSKLASIPIATTPAAAPHVHGPGCGHNH
- a CDS encoding urease accessory protein UreF — its product is MLDSSLMQLMWLASPALPIGGFSYSECLEAAVDSARAATESEASAWLVDQLHLSLSRSDLPAVAQAIPAWRDGDNARIATLNAWVLQTRESSELRAQTEQMGKSLLEWLRNHTTAKPAQIAVLAGQAPTYPIAFALAASATQAPVRECLLAYAFGWAENMTQAAIKSVPLGQSAGQRILSALTAEIPAAIDHALSVTDDNRQAFTPMLAILSAQHEVQYSRLFRS
- a CDS encoding GNAT family N-acetyltransferase, with amino-acid sequence MRFVRDDLQHPQVLALLEEHLRSSRSHSPPESVHALDVESLRGPGIAFWTAWDGEDLLGCGALKRLDAQHVELKSMRTAYAHQRKGVARAILTHLLAEAQANGFARMSLETGTPDAFAAARALYRDVGFEECDPFEGYVLDPYSVFMTRQLQ